The Cucumis melo cultivar AY chromosome 6, USDA_Cmelo_AY_1.0, whole genome shotgun sequence genome includes a region encoding these proteins:
- the LOC103490678 gene encoding vacuolar protein sorting-associated protein 35A-like isoform X1, with translation MISDGVEDEEKWLAAGIAGLQQNAFYMHRSLDSNNLKDALKYSAQMLSELRTSKLSPHKYYDLYMRAFDELRKLEIFFMEETKRGCSIIDLYELVQHAGNILPRLYLLCTVGSVYIKSKEAPAKDILKDLVEMCRGIQHPLRGLFLRSYLSQVSRDKLPDIGSEYEGDADTVIDAVEFVLQNFTEMNKLWVRMQHQGPARDKEKREKERSELRDLVGKNLHILSQVEGVDLDMYKDIVLPRVLEQVVNCKDEIAQFYLMECIIQVFPDEYHLQTLDVLLGACPQLQPSVDIKTVLSQLMERLSNYAASSAEVLPEFLQVEAFSKLSKAIGKVIEAQVDMPTVGVVTLYSALLTFTLHVHPDRLDYADLVLGACVKKLSGRGKIEDTRATKQIVALLSAPLEKYNDIVTTLKLSNYSHVMEYLDGETIKVMATVIVQSITKNKTQISTADNVEALFELIRGLIKDLDGSLPDEVDEDDFKEEQSSVARLIQMLYNDDPDEMFKIISTVKKHILTGGIKRLPFTVPALVFSSLKLVRQLQGQEENPFGDETPTTPKKIFQLLTQTIEILSSVPAPELAFRLYLQCAEAANDCDLEPVAYEFFTQAYILYEEEISDSKAQVTALHLIIGTLQKMHVFGVENRDTLTHKATGYSAKLLKKPDQCRAVYACSHLFWLDDHDNMKDGERVMLCLKRALRIANAAQQMSNATRGSTGPVSLFIEILNKYLYFFEKGNPQITVATIQGLIELITTEMQSDTTTPDSSADAFFASTLRYIEFQKQKGGAVGEKYEPIKV, from the exons ATGATTTCCGACGGAGTTGAGGACGAGGAGAAGTGGCTTGCTGCTGGGATCGCCGGCCTCCAGCAGAATGCGTTCTACATGCACCGATCTTTG GACTCCAACAATCTCAAAGATGCTTTGAAGTATTCTGCGCAGATGCTTTCTGAGCTGCGGACTTCGAAGCTTTCCCCTCATAAATACTACGATTTAT ACATGCGAGCGTTTGACGAGTTGAGGAAGCTGGAGATTTTCTTTATGGAGGAGACGAAGCGGGGTTGCTCAATAATCGACTTGTATGAACTTGTACAGCATGCTGGCAATATATTACCCAGACT GTACCTTCTTTGTACTGTGGGATCAGTGTATATCAAATCCAAGGAGGCTCCTGCAAAAGATATTCTTAAAGATCTGGTCGAGATGTGCCGTGGTATTCAGCATCCCTTACGTGGGCTGTTTTTGAGGAGTTATCTTTCTCAAGTCAGTAGGGATAAGCTACCTGATATTGGCTCAGAGTATGAAGG AGATGCAGACACTGTCATTGATGCAGTTGAATTTGTACTCCAAAATTTCACAGAAATGAACAAACTTTGGGTACGAATGCAGCATCAG GGGCCTGCCCGGGACAAGGAGAAACGGGAGAAGGAAAGGAGCGAGCTACGTGATCTT GTTGGAAAGAATCTGCATATACTCAGTCAGGTGGAGGGTGTTGACCTTGATATGTACAAGGATATTGTACTTCCTAGAGTTCTGGAGCAG GTCGTTAATTGTAAGGATGAAATTGCTCAATTTTATTTGATGGAATGCATTATTCAAGTATTTCCTGATGAGTATCACTTACAAACCCTGGATGTTTTGTTGGGCGCCTGCCCCCAGCTTCAG CCATCTGTTGATATCAAGACGGTGTTGTCCCAATTAATGGAAAGGCTTTCAAACTATGCTGCTTCAAGTGCAGAAGTTTTACCAGAATTCTTGCAAGTAGAAGCTTTTTCGAAACTGAGCAAAGCCATTGGGAAG GTGATAGAAGCACAGGTCGATATGCCTACAGTGGGAGTTGTAACTTTATACTCTGCACTTCTTACATTTACACTTCATGTTCATCCAGATCGGCTTGATTATGCAGATCTTGTTTTG GGAGCATGTGTGAAGAAACTCTCTGGTAGAGGGAAAATCGAAGACACAAGAGCAACAAAGCAGATTGTTGCCCTTCTGAGTGCTCCATTGGAAAAATATAATGACATTGTCACTACATTGAAATTGTCAAACTATTCTCATGTCATGGAGTATCTTGATGGTGAAACAATCAAAGTCATGGCAACAGTTATTGTACAAAGCATAACAAAGAATAAAACTCAAATATCTACCGCTGACAAT GTTGAGGCATTATTTGAATTGATAAGAGGGCTTATCAAGGATTTAGATGGGTCTCTTCCCGATGAG gttgatgaagatgatttcaAGGAGGAGCAAAGTTCTGTTGCTCGTCTTATTCAGATGTTGTATAATGACGACCCCGATGAAATGTTCAAG ATAATAAGCACCGTGAAGAAGCATATCCTGACAGGAGGAATAAAGCGTCTGCCATTTACTGTTCCTGCCCTTGTTTTTTCATCTCTCAAG TTGGTTAGGCAATTGCAAGGCCAAGAAGAAAATCCTTTTGGAGATGAGACACCAACTACCCCGAAGAAAATTTTTCAGCTATTAACTCAG ACCATTGAGATCCTTTCCAGTGTTCCCGCCCCAGAATTGGCGTTTCGGCTGTACCTACAATGTGCTGAG GCTGCCAATGATTGTGATTTAGAACCTGTTGCTTACGAATTTTTTACCCAAGCGTACATTCTTTATGAAGAAGAAATTTCA GATTCAAAAGCTCAAGTGACTGCATTACATTTAATAATAGGCACGCTTCAGAAGATGCACGTTTTTGGTGTTGAAAACAGGGATACTTTAACCCACAAGGCCACTGGG TACTCTGCGAAGCTTTTAAAAAAACCTGATCAATGTCGAGCTGTTTATGCTTGCTCGCATCTCTTCTGGCTTGATGATCATGATAATATGAAGGATGGTGAGAG GGTGATGCTTTGCCTAAAGCGTGCATTAAGAATAGCAAATGCTGCTCAGCAAATGTCAAATGCTACAAGGGGTAGCACTGGGCCAGTCTCTCTTTTCATTGAGATACTGAACAA ATACTTATATTTTTTCGAGAAGGGCAACCCGCAGATCACCGTAGCTACCATCCAGGGCCTAATTGAATTGATCACAACCGAAATGCAAAGCGATACCACTACTCCGGATTCATCGGCAGATGCTTTCTTTGCCAGCACACTCCGGTACATCGAGTTCCAAAAGCAGAAAGGTGGTGCAGTGGGTGAGAAATATGAGCCCATTAAAGTGTAG
- the LOC103490677 gene encoding F-box protein At4g35930 codes for MGKVFTNDREPKKLKRRRRSKGSGGKYLKPGALAQLRCSKGSVAKSCTDLGRKRVAVLDAGKAKRNGVLEDKVSDRSPLMLSPVKLVMHINHIGTPKTPRVEDCESESRLESLPMDLLVKILCHLHHDQLRAVFHVSQRIRKAVLLARQFHFNYTTPDRSRQEMLRITTPRPTEHWPFVNKGDGKGFSLPSPHTPKAPRHGPRPPSRLEVSEMRQVAAVLFQESAFPPRCMVPSVISKPLCKSLASNRVLFYEDELCQAVAQNKLR; via the exons ATGGGGAAGGTGTTTACGAATGATAGGGAGCCGAAGAAATTGAAGAGGAGAAGAAGGTCGAAGGGTTCTGGTGGGAAGTATTTGAAGCCGGGTGCTTTGGCGCAGCTCAGGTGTAGCAAGGGCTCGGTTGCTAAATCTTGTACTGATCTTGGGAGGAAGAGGGTGGCTGTGTTGGATGCTGGGAAGGCGAAGAGGAATGGGGTGCTTGAGGATAAGGTTTCTGATAGAAGTCCTTTGATGTTGTCTCCTGTGAAATTGGTGATGCATATAAACCATATTGGTACTCCAAAAACTCCTCGGGTTGAAGACTGTGAATCAGAGTCACGGCTGGAATCTCTACCTATGGATCTATTG GTGAAAATACTTTGCCATTTACACCACGACCAACTGAGGGCAGTTTTTCATGTCTCTCAACGAATCAGAAAGGCT GTTTTGCTGGCAAGGCAATTCCACTTCAATTACACAACTCCAGATCGGTCCAGGCAGGAGATGTTGAGGATAACCACCCCTCGACCTACTGAACACTGGCCCTTTGTAAA CAAGGGAGATGGCAAAGGGTTTTCATTGCCAAGCCCTCACACTCCAAAAGCACCAAGGCATGGTCCTCGTCCACCATCTCGTCTCGAAGTTTCAGAGATGAGGCAGGTTGCTGCTGTTCTCTTTCAAGAATCAGCTTTTCCTCCAAGATGCATGGTGCCATCTGTTATATCTAAACCTCTTTGCAAATCTTTGGCCTCAAACCGGGTTCTGTTTTACGAGGACGAGTTATGCCAAGCTGTTGCTCAAAACAAACTTCGTTGA
- the LOC103490678 gene encoding vacuolar protein sorting-associated protein 35A-like isoform X2, protein MRAFDELRKLEIFFMEETKRGCSIIDLYELVQHAGNILPRLYLLCTVGSVYIKSKEAPAKDILKDLVEMCRGIQHPLRGLFLRSYLSQVSRDKLPDIGSEYEGDADTVIDAVEFVLQNFTEMNKLWVRMQHQGPARDKEKREKERSELRDLVGKNLHILSQVEGVDLDMYKDIVLPRVLEQVVNCKDEIAQFYLMECIIQVFPDEYHLQTLDVLLGACPQLQPSVDIKTVLSQLMERLSNYAASSAEVLPEFLQVEAFSKLSKAIGKVIEAQVDMPTVGVVTLYSALLTFTLHVHPDRLDYADLVLGACVKKLSGRGKIEDTRATKQIVALLSAPLEKYNDIVTTLKLSNYSHVMEYLDGETIKVMATVIVQSITKNKTQISTADNVEALFELIRGLIKDLDGSLPDEVDEDDFKEEQSSVARLIQMLYNDDPDEMFKIISTVKKHILTGGIKRLPFTVPALVFSSLKLVRQLQGQEENPFGDETPTTPKKIFQLLTQTIEILSSVPAPELAFRLYLQCAEAANDCDLEPVAYEFFTQAYILYEEEISDSKAQVTALHLIIGTLQKMHVFGVENRDTLTHKATGYSAKLLKKPDQCRAVYACSHLFWLDDHDNMKDGERVMLCLKRALRIANAAQQMSNATRGSTGPVSLFIEILNKYLYFFEKGNPQITVATIQGLIELITTEMQSDTTTPDSSADAFFASTLRYIEFQKQKGGAVGEKYEPIKV, encoded by the exons ATGCGAGCGTTTGACGAGTTGAGGAAGCTGGAGATTTTCTTTATGGAGGAGACGAAGCGGGGTTGCTCAATAATCGACTTGTATGAACTTGTACAGCATGCTGGCAATATATTACCCAGACT GTACCTTCTTTGTACTGTGGGATCAGTGTATATCAAATCCAAGGAGGCTCCTGCAAAAGATATTCTTAAAGATCTGGTCGAGATGTGCCGTGGTATTCAGCATCCCTTACGTGGGCTGTTTTTGAGGAGTTATCTTTCTCAAGTCAGTAGGGATAAGCTACCTGATATTGGCTCAGAGTATGAAGG AGATGCAGACACTGTCATTGATGCAGTTGAATTTGTACTCCAAAATTTCACAGAAATGAACAAACTTTGGGTACGAATGCAGCATCAG GGGCCTGCCCGGGACAAGGAGAAACGGGAGAAGGAAAGGAGCGAGCTACGTGATCTT GTTGGAAAGAATCTGCATATACTCAGTCAGGTGGAGGGTGTTGACCTTGATATGTACAAGGATATTGTACTTCCTAGAGTTCTGGAGCAG GTCGTTAATTGTAAGGATGAAATTGCTCAATTTTATTTGATGGAATGCATTATTCAAGTATTTCCTGATGAGTATCACTTACAAACCCTGGATGTTTTGTTGGGCGCCTGCCCCCAGCTTCAG CCATCTGTTGATATCAAGACGGTGTTGTCCCAATTAATGGAAAGGCTTTCAAACTATGCTGCTTCAAGTGCAGAAGTTTTACCAGAATTCTTGCAAGTAGAAGCTTTTTCGAAACTGAGCAAAGCCATTGGGAAG GTGATAGAAGCACAGGTCGATATGCCTACAGTGGGAGTTGTAACTTTATACTCTGCACTTCTTACATTTACACTTCATGTTCATCCAGATCGGCTTGATTATGCAGATCTTGTTTTG GGAGCATGTGTGAAGAAACTCTCTGGTAGAGGGAAAATCGAAGACACAAGAGCAACAAAGCAGATTGTTGCCCTTCTGAGTGCTCCATTGGAAAAATATAATGACATTGTCACTACATTGAAATTGTCAAACTATTCTCATGTCATGGAGTATCTTGATGGTGAAACAATCAAAGTCATGGCAACAGTTATTGTACAAAGCATAACAAAGAATAAAACTCAAATATCTACCGCTGACAAT GTTGAGGCATTATTTGAATTGATAAGAGGGCTTATCAAGGATTTAGATGGGTCTCTTCCCGATGAG gttgatgaagatgatttcaAGGAGGAGCAAAGTTCTGTTGCTCGTCTTATTCAGATGTTGTATAATGACGACCCCGATGAAATGTTCAAG ATAATAAGCACCGTGAAGAAGCATATCCTGACAGGAGGAATAAAGCGTCTGCCATTTACTGTTCCTGCCCTTGTTTTTTCATCTCTCAAG TTGGTTAGGCAATTGCAAGGCCAAGAAGAAAATCCTTTTGGAGATGAGACACCAACTACCCCGAAGAAAATTTTTCAGCTATTAACTCAG ACCATTGAGATCCTTTCCAGTGTTCCCGCCCCAGAATTGGCGTTTCGGCTGTACCTACAATGTGCTGAG GCTGCCAATGATTGTGATTTAGAACCTGTTGCTTACGAATTTTTTACCCAAGCGTACATTCTTTATGAAGAAGAAATTTCA GATTCAAAAGCTCAAGTGACTGCATTACATTTAATAATAGGCACGCTTCAGAAGATGCACGTTTTTGGTGTTGAAAACAGGGATACTTTAACCCACAAGGCCACTGGG TACTCTGCGAAGCTTTTAAAAAAACCTGATCAATGTCGAGCTGTTTATGCTTGCTCGCATCTCTTCTGGCTTGATGATCATGATAATATGAAGGATGGTGAGAG GGTGATGCTTTGCCTAAAGCGTGCATTAAGAATAGCAAATGCTGCTCAGCAAATGTCAAATGCTACAAGGGGTAGCACTGGGCCAGTCTCTCTTTTCATTGAGATACTGAACAA ATACTTATATTTTTTCGAGAAGGGCAACCCGCAGATCACCGTAGCTACCATCCAGGGCCTAATTGAATTGATCACAACCGAAATGCAAAGCGATACCACTACTCCGGATTCATCGGCAGATGCTTTCTTTGCCAGCACACTCCGGTACATCGAGTTCCAAAAGCAGAAAGGTGGTGCAGTGGGTGAGAAATATGAGCCCATTAAAGTGTAG
- the LOC103490676 gene encoding protein MID1-COMPLEMENTING ACTIVITY 1 — protein MSSWETLGEIANVAQLTGIDAVRLISMIVKSASTARMHKKNCRQFAQHLKLIGNLLEQLKISELKRYPETREPLEQLEEALRRSYILVNSCQDRSYLYLLAMGWNIVYQFRKAQNEIDRYLRLVPLITLVDNARVRERLEDIEKDQREYTLDDDDKRIHEVILNPEPSKDEAMVLKKSLSCSYPNLPFNKALQKENEKLQLELQRSQANLNVGECEVIQRLLDVTESVAATSLPEKNSPEKSHKVVEKTYVDANNGDSSDEHFYKNTDARTTSRKSSSVSSGHDLLSTRGSDRYGEWHTDLLDCCSEPSLCLKTFFYPCGTLSRIATVATSRHTSPAEACNDLMAYTLILSCCCYTCCVRRKLRKMLNITGGFVDDFLSHLMCCCCALVQEWREVEIRGVYGPEKTKTSPPPSQYMES, from the exons ATGTCTTCGTGGGAAACGCTTGGGGAGATTGCAAATGTGGCCCAGCTTACGGGCATTGATGCTGTTCGTTTGATTTCCATGATAGTGAAATCGGCGAGCACTGCACGAATGCACAAAAAGAACTGCAGGCAATTTGCCCAGCACTTGAAGTTGATTGGAAATTTGTTGGAGCAGCTTAAGATCTCGGAGCTTAAGAGGTATCCCGAGACTCGGGAGCCTCTGGAGCAGCTTGAAGAAGCTTTAAGAAGGTCGTATATATTAGTTAACAGCTGCCAGGATCGCAGCTATCTCTATCTGCTTGCAATGGGGTGGAACATTGTTTACCAATTCAGAAAGGCCCAGAATGAAATAGACAGATATCTGCGCCTTGTTCCTCTGATTACACTCGTTGATAATGCTCGAGTCAGG GAGAGACTGGAAGACATTGAGAAGGATCAGCGTGAATATACTTTAGACGACGATGACAAAAGGATTCATGAAGTAATTCTGAACCCAGAACCTTCGAAAGATGAGGCAATGGTGTTGAAGAAATCTCTTTCTTGTTCTTATCCAAACTTGCCGTTTAACAAAGctctacaaaaagaaaatgaaaagctTCAGCTAGAACTACAACGGTCTCAAGCTAATCTGAATGTGGGTGAATGTGAGGTTATTCAACGTTTGCTAGATGTCACTGAATCTGTAGCTGCAACTTCTCTTCCTGAGAAGAATTCACCTGAAAAATCCCATAAAGTAGTGGAGAAGACGTATGTAGATGCTAACAATGGAGATTCATCTGATGAACACTTCTATAAGAATACTGATGCTCGGACAACCTCAAG AAAAAGTTCTTCTGTATCATCAGGACACGATCTGCTCTCAACCAGGGGTTCTGATCGGTATGGTGAATGGCACACTGACTTACTTGATTGTTGTTCAGAACCTTCTCTGT GTCTTAAGACTTTTTTCTATCCTTGTGGCACTTTATCAAGGATTGCTACAGTTGCAACTAGTAGGCATACAT CACCAGCAGAAGCATGCAATGATTTGATGGCATATACATTGATACTGTCGTGCTGTTGCTATACTTGCTGTGTTAGGAGAAAGCTTCGCAAGATGTTAAACATCACG GGAGGTTTTGTTGATGACTTTCTCTCCCATCTTATGTGCTGTTGCTGTGCTCTGGTTCAAGAATGGCGAGAAGTTGAGATACGCGGGGTTTACG GTCCCGAAAAGACGAAAACAAGCCCTCCACCCTCCCAATACATGGAATCCTAA